One window from the genome of Nicotiana sylvestris chromosome 9, ASM39365v2, whole genome shotgun sequence encodes:
- the LOC104210911 gene encoding uncharacterized protein, with translation MWLNSSSLYNDERVLLEEKEEDALSLRDLPENEENQTKKQSPRGSLTQEEFDFCSCVGSLLKDSEMCNADEVFFQGQMLPLQCLPSDSHSNVFRGGATCNERGLIESSSSTSFSQQISALGIRNQFRSQLSPTTQVQFSKITHRNINRSNPKPKMWSHFRVGLVKTPEIALEDLKIRRNKDFASQNSTSSSSSNSSSSNDNRKRIILSKKKKQRKRAFPGSCKCSVNSVEIVPSKVVTINRVSTTVNLKEEMNDHNIEDNYKDVTEMKENKKKQIGTRHRTFEWLKLLSLECPADET, from the exons ATGTGGCTGAACTCTAGTTCTTTATACAATGATGAGAGAGTTCTtcttgaagaaaaagaagaagacgcATTATCATTACGCGATCTGCCAGAAAATGAAGAGAACCAAACAAAAAAACAATCTCCTAGAGGAAGCTTAACACAAGAAGAGTTTGATTTCTGCTCGTGCGTTGGTTCTTTGTTGAAAGATTCAGAAATGTGTAATGCTGATGAAGTTTTTTTCCAAGGTCAAATGTTGCCTCTACAATGTTTGCCAAGTGATAGCCATAGTAATGTTTTCAGGGGAGGAGCTACATGTAATGAACGAGGTTTAATTGAATCCTCCTCCTCGACAAGTTTTTCTCAGCAAATAAG CGCACTTGGAATTCGAAACCAGTTTCGTTCTCAACTAAGCCCGACAACCCAGGTTCAATTTTCAAAGATCACACACAGAAACATCAACAGGTCTAACCCAAAGCCGAAAATGTGGAGTCATTTTCGTGTTGGGTTGGTGAAAACACCAGAAATTGCACTAGAAGATCTTAAAATTCGTCGCAACAAGGATTTCGCAAGTCAAAATAGCAcgagtagtagcagcagcaataGCAGTTCGAGCAATGACAATAGAAAGAGGATTATATTAAGCAAGAAAAAGAAGCAGAGGAAAAGGGCATTTCCCGGAAGTTGCAAATGTTCAGTGAATTCAGTTGAAATAGTTCCTTCTAAAGTTGTTACCATAAACAGAGTCAGCACCACTGTGAATTTGAAAGAGGAAATGAATGACCATAATATTGAAGATAATTATAAGGATGTTACAGAGATGAAGGAGAACAAAAAGAAACAAATCGGGACACGTCATCGAACGTTTGAATGGCTAAAGCTGCTTTCACTTGAATGTCCAGCAGATGAAACATAG